A part of Salvelinus alpinus chromosome 5, SLU_Salpinus.1, whole genome shotgun sequence genomic DNA contains:
- the LOC139575142 gene encoding acyl-coenzyme A diphosphatase NUDT19-like translates to MNTALRHWKEAATVILAAGTRHKLPVDSLTRCVDKGTSAPAISGHSNLPDRLAFDYEVLLLKRSGTSGFMPNAYVFPGGLVDPADFSREWLDLFESFRRSPNFGLGFVNQPPETRPPIFATDRKKLGSPVPGDVAFRICAVRETFEESGVLLVMPKEEESTLLNSIENNRYSQSELTRITDLCDKSELAKWRVLVNENPSNFIRMCRELECLPNIWALHEWGNWLTPTGVYGKQRRYDTAFYICCLQETPPHTGINFFL, encoded by the coding sequence ATGAATACGGCTCTGAGACACTGGAAGGAGGCTGCGACGGTTATACTAGCTGCTGGTACGAGACATAAACTCCCTGTAGATAGTTTGACGAGGTGTGTCGATAAAGGCACCTCTGCACCTGCGATCAGTGGGCACTCCAACCTACCTGACAGGTTAGCCTTCGACTATGAAGTGTTGTTGTTGAAACGAAGCGGTACGAGTGGTTTCATGCCGAATGCTTATGTCTTTCCCGGAGGTCTGGTGGATCCGGCAGATTTCTCAAGGGAATGGCTTGATCTTTTTGAATCTTTTCGGCGCTCACCGAATTTTGGACTCGGATTTGTGAACCAGCCGCCGGAGACGAGACCTCCTATCTTCGCCACTGACAGGAAGAAACTGGGTTCTCCCGTTCCAGGGGACGTCGCATTTAGAATCTGTGCCGTGAGGGAAACGTTTGAGGAGTCGGGTGTACTTCTAGTCATGCCTAAAGAGGAAGAGAGTACTTTACTTAACAGCATCGAGAACAACAGATACAGTCAGTCCGAATTAACCAGAATAACCGATCTCTGTGACAAGAGTGAATTGGCTAAATGGAGAGTGCTGGTAAACGAAAACCCCTCTAACTTCATCAGAATGTGCAGGGAGCTGGAGTGTCTACCTAACATCTGGGCTCTGCATGAATGGGGTAACTGGCTGACCCCTACTGGTGTGTACGGGAAACAGAGGAGGTACGACACGGCCTTCTACATTTGCTGCTTGCAAGAAACACCACCTCACACTGGaataaactttttcctttaa